Proteins encoded within one genomic window of Pararhizobium capsulatum DSM 1112:
- a CDS encoding exodeoxyribonuclease VII small subunit — MTDNTNVSALSFEKAVEELEAIVSALERGDVALDKSIEIYERGEALKKHCEALLGAAENRIEKIRLDRAGKPQGVEPLDGE; from the coding sequence ATGACCGACAACACCAACGTTTCCGCCCTCTCCTTCGAAAAGGCCGTGGAAGAACTCGAAGCCATCGTCTCGGCGCTGGAGCGCGGCGACGTCGCCCTCGACAAGTCGATCGAGATCTACGAGCGCGGCGAAGCCCTGAAGAAACATTGCGAAGCGCTGCTCGGCGCCGCCGAAAACCGCATCGAAAAAATCCGCCTCGACCGGGCAGGTAAACCGCAGGGCGTCGAGCCGCTGGACGGGGAGTGA
- the aroC gene encoding chorismate synthase — protein MSHNTFGHLFRVTTWGESHGPALGCVVDGCPPGIRFTLADLQAWLDKRKPGQSRFVTQRREDDLVKVLSGVMLDEDGETMITTGTPVSMMIENTDQRSKDYGEIAKRYRPGHADYTYDVKYGIRDYRGGGRSSARETAARVAAGGLARKVVPGLTVRAALVQIGKHKINRANWDWAQVNENPFFAPDPEIVPVWEEYLDGIRKAGSSIGAVVEVIAEGVPAGIGAPIYAKLDQDIASNLMSINAVKGVEIGNGFGAAEITGEENADEMRMGNDGQPIFLSNHAGGILGGISTGQPVVARFAIKPTSSILTERRSIDSDGNNVDVRTKGRHDPCVGIRAVPIGEAMVACTIADHYLRDRGQTGRLK, from the coding sequence ATGTCACACAATACGTTCGGCCATCTCTTCCGCGTCACCACCTGGGGCGAAAGCCATGGGCCTGCTCTCGGCTGCGTCGTGGATGGCTGCCCGCCCGGCATCCGCTTCACGCTCGCTGACCTGCAGGCGTGGCTCGACAAGCGCAAGCCCGGCCAATCCCGCTTCGTCACCCAGCGGCGCGAGGACGATCTTGTGAAGGTGCTCTCCGGCGTGATGCTGGACGAGGACGGCGAGACGATGATTACCACGGGCACGCCGGTCTCGATGATGATCGAGAACACCGACCAGCGCTCCAAGGATTATGGCGAGATCGCCAAGCGCTACCGTCCCGGCCATGCGGATTATACCTATGACGTGAAATACGGCATCCGCGACTATCGCGGCGGTGGGCGCTCCTCGGCCCGCGAAACGGCTGCCCGTGTCGCCGCCGGCGGCCTTGCCCGCAAGGTCGTGCCGGGCCTCACCGTCCGCGCTGCCCTCGTGCAGATTGGCAAGCACAAGATCAACCGGGCCAACTGGGACTGGGCGCAGGTCAACGAAAACCCGTTCTTTGCGCCGGATCCTGAAATCGTGCCCGTCTGGGAAGAATATCTCGATGGCATCCGCAAGGCCGGCTCCTCGATCGGCGCCGTCGTCGAGGTGATCGCCGAAGGTGTTCCGGCCGGCATCGGCGCTCCGATCTACGCCAAGCTCGACCAGGACATCGCCTCGAACCTGATGTCGATCAACGCCGTCAAGGGCGTCGAGATCGGCAACGGCTTTGGCGCCGCAGAAATCACCGGCGAGGAAAATGCCGATGAAATGCGTATGGGCAATGACGGCCAGCCGATCTTCCTGTCCAACCACGCCGGCGGCATATTGGGCGGTATTTCCACCGGCCAGCCAGTGGTCGCCCGCTTCGCCATCAAGCCGACCTCTTCGATCCTGACGGAACGCCGCTCGATCGACAGTGACGGAAACAATGTCGATGTGCGCACCAAGGGCCGCCACGACCCCTGCGTCGGCATCCGCGCCGTGCCGATCGGCGAGGCGATGGTTGCCTGCACCATTGCCGACCACTACCTGCGCGACCGCGGCCAGACAGGTCGCCTGAAGTAA
- a CDS encoding histone deacetylase family protein, whose amino-acid sequence MSTILFENPIFLEHKVPEGHPERPDRLRALNLALEHERFRDLKREKAPQGNEDLVLLAHPEEHLRTVMSVIPEEGINSFEADTHASPASLQAALTGIGGATAAVDAVFTGKADNVFVAARPPGHHAERNKAMGFCFFNNAAIAARYAQETYGAERVAIVDWDVHHGNGTQDIFWDDPSVLFCSTHQMPLYPGTGAKNETGAGNIVNAPLSPDTGSDHFREAFKSRILTALDNFRPDFIIISAGFDAHHRDPLAQINLVADDFDWATGRLLDVADRSANNRVVSLLEGGYDLEGLAESAGTHIYRLMRG is encoded by the coding sequence ATGAGCACGATCCTTTTCGAAAATCCGATCTTTCTCGAGCACAAGGTGCCGGAAGGTCATCCAGAGCGGCCCGACCGTCTACGCGCGCTCAACCTCGCACTGGAACACGAACGTTTCCGCGATCTTAAGCGCGAAAAGGCGCCGCAGGGCAACGAGGATCTGGTGCTGCTCGCCCACCCGGAAGAGCATTTGCGCACCGTCATGTCCGTTATCCCCGAGGAGGGTATCAACTCCTTCGAGGCCGATACCCATGCAAGCCCGGCAAGCCTGCAGGCAGCGCTGACCGGCATCGGCGGCGCGACCGCGGCCGTCGATGCGGTGTTTACCGGCAAGGCCGACAATGTCTTCGTCGCCGCCCGCCCGCCCGGCCATCACGCCGAGAGAAACAAGGCGATGGGCTTCTGCTTCTTCAACAATGCCGCTATTGCCGCCCGCTATGCGCAAGAGACCTATGGCGCCGAACGGGTCGCCATCGTCGACTGGGACGTGCACCACGGCAACGGCACGCAGGATATCTTCTGGGACGATCCTTCCGTGCTGTTCTGCTCGACGCACCAGATGCCGCTTTACCCCGGCACGGGCGCCAAGAATGAGACAGGGGCCGGCAACATCGTCAACGCACCGCTTTCACCGGACACCGGCAGCGACCATTTCCGCGAGGCCTTCAAGTCGCGTATCCTGACCGCGCTCGATAATTTCCGGCCGGATTTCATCATCATCTCCGCCGGCTTCGACGCCCACCACCGCGATCCCCTGGCGCAGATCAATCTCGTCGCCGACGATTTCGACTGGGCAACGGGCCGGCTACTCGATGTCGCCGACAGAAGCGCCAACAACCGCGTGGTCAGCCTCCTGGAAGGCGGCTACGATCTCGAAGGACTGGCCGAGTCGGCCGGCACACACATCTACCGCCTGATGAGGGGCTGA
- a CDS encoding energy-coupling factor ABC transporter ATP-binding protein, whose translation MDIRFADCSVRFGDKTALHPLTLTLTERRIGIIGLNGSGKTTFARLINGLVKPSGGHVLVGGLDTVADEKRVFGKAGFIFQNPQHQLIMPIVEEDIAFGLKNRGLKTTEITERTATILARFGISHLARRRVHELSGGETQLVAMASVLVTEPDILILDEPTNQLDLKNRALVASTIESLEQQVLVISHDLSLVEDFERVLLFDGGRLVADGTPGEVIARYRELAAC comes from the coding sequence TTGGATATTCGCTTTGCCGATTGCTCGGTTCGCTTCGGCGACAAGACCGCGCTTCATCCCCTGACCCTCACGCTGACCGAGCGGCGCATCGGCATTATCGGTCTCAACGGCTCGGGCAAGACGACGTTTGCGCGGCTGATCAACGGGCTGGTGAAACCGAGCGGGGGCCATGTGCTGGTTGGCGGCCTCGATACCGTTGCCGACGAGAAACGCGTCTTCGGAAAAGCCGGCTTCATCTTCCAGAACCCGCAACACCAGCTGATCATGCCGATCGTCGAGGAAGATATTGCCTTCGGCCTGAAGAATCGTGGCCTGAAGACCACTGAAATCACTGAACGCACCGCCACAATCCTCGCGCGATTCGGTATTTCCCATCTTGCCCGCAGGCGGGTGCACGAGCTTTCCGGCGGCGAAACGCAACTCGTCGCCATGGCGAGCGTCCTGGTGACCGAGCCCGACATCCTGATCCTCGACGAGCCGACCAACCAGCTGGACCTGAAGAACCGGGCGCTCGTGGCATCAACGATCGAAAGTCTGGAGCAGCAGGTGCTGGTCATCAGCCACGATCTGTCGCTGGTCGAGGATTTCGAGCGGGTGCTGCTGTTTGATGGCGGCCGGCTTGTTGCGGACGGGACCCCAGGTGAGGTCATCGCCCGCTACCGGGAGCTTGCCGCATGCTGA
- a CDS encoding pirin family protein, with translation MSFFPGIDPEAGDAPACDAIELLVIPRTTDLGNFQVRRALPTAKRRLVGPFVFFDRMGPALLKAGQAMDVRPHPHIGLSTVTYLFDGEIKHRDSLGTEMVIAPGDLNLMTAGRGIVHSERSPENLRGRDHSISGLQTWLALPDQYEEIDPIFAHTEKRDMPTFRQDGLDGRVVIGAFEGMTSPVKVFSDTIYIDLKIEAGRSAPFAAEWEERALYILSGEAVIAGDHFADNQLLVFRPGVPITITGGPMGCHVMLFGGAPMGSQRFIWWNFVSSSKERIEQAKEEWRTGRFDIVPGDKEEFIPLPER, from the coding sequence ATGTCCTTCTTTCCCGGAATTGATCCCGAGGCTGGCGATGCGCCGGCTTGTGATGCGATCGAACTCCTGGTCATTCCGCGCACCACGGACCTTGGCAATTTCCAGGTGCGCCGGGCGCTGCCGACAGCCAAACGGCGGCTTGTCGGGCCTTTCGTGTTCTTCGACCGGATGGGACCGGCTTTGCTCAAAGCCGGACAGGCGATGGATGTGCGGCCGCATCCGCATATCGGGCTTTCGACCGTCACCTATCTCTTCGACGGCGAGATCAAGCATCGCGACAGTCTCGGCACCGAGATGGTCATCGCGCCGGGTGACCTCAACCTGATGACCGCCGGGCGCGGCATCGTGCATTCGGAGCGCTCGCCGGAAAACCTGCGCGGCAGGGATCATTCGATTTCCGGCCTGCAGACATGGCTGGCGCTGCCCGACCAGTACGAGGAGATCGACCCGATCTTCGCCCATACCGAAAAGCGCGACATGCCGACGTTCCGGCAGGATGGGCTCGACGGTCGCGTCGTCATTGGCGCCTTCGAGGGCATGACCTCCCCGGTCAAGGTGTTTTCAGACACGATCTATATCGACCTGAAGATCGAAGCCGGCAGGAGCGCGCCGTTCGCGGCCGAATGGGAAGAGCGTGCGCTCTATATCCTCTCCGGCGAGGCCGTGATTGCCGGAGATCATTTTGCCGACAATCAGCTGCTCGTGTTCCGTCCGGGTGTTCCGATCACCATAACGGGCGGACCGATGGGCTGTCATGTCATGCTCTTCGGCGGGGCGCCGATGGGCTCGCAGCGCTTTATCTGGTGGAACTTCGTCTCGTCCTCGAAGGAGCGCATCGAACAGGCCAAGGAAGAGTGGAGAACCGGCCGTTTCGATATCGTACCGGGGGACAAGGAGGAGTTTATCCCTTTGCCGGAACGGTAA
- a CDS encoding biotin transporter BioY — protein sequence MTTRDLVLIALFAAIIVFLGIIPPITLGFIPVPITAQSMGVMLAGCIIGARRGALAYLLVILMVAIGLPVLSGGRGGLAILAGPTAGFIIGWVVGTFVTGLVAEKLVRESQTGVRQLTGFFIASVIGGIGVVYLLGIAWLAFVTGLGIEKAVLGSLAFIPGDLLKAGIASLAARAIIVGYPLLPQRA from the coding sequence ATGACCACCAGAGACCTCGTGCTTATTGCCTTGTTCGCCGCCATCATTGTTTTCCTTGGAATTATTCCGCCGATCACGCTGGGCTTCATCCCCGTCCCGATCACGGCCCAATCCATGGGCGTCATGCTCGCAGGCTGCATTATCGGCGCCAGGCGCGGCGCGCTCGCCTATCTGCTGGTCATCCTGATGGTGGCGATCGGCCTGCCGGTTCTCTCCGGCGGTCGCGGCGGTCTTGCCATTCTCGCCGGCCCGACCGCCGGCTTCATCATCGGCTGGGTCGTCGGCACTTTCGTGACAGGCCTGGTTGCCGAAAAGCTGGTGCGTGAAAGCCAGACCGGCGTGCGCCAGCTCACCGGCTTCTTCATCGCGTCCGTCATCGGCGGTATCGGCGTCGTCTATTTGCTTGGAATTGCGTGGCTTGCGTTCGTAACCGGCCTTGGCATCGAGAAGGCCGTTTTGGGCTCGCTCGCCTTCATCCCGGGAGACCTCCTCAAGGCTGGCATCGCCTCGCTGGCCGCCCGTGCCATCATCGTCGGTTACCCACTCTTGCCGCAACGCGCCTGA
- a CDS encoding winged helix-turn-helix domain-containing protein: protein MAILVSNRDARLIFLNKQGLAAAPNRALGKEGLLQLIHDIGFVQIDSISTVERAHHQILFSRNQTYRRDHLTELLEKDGELFEHWTHDASILPAVFFRYWKHRFARREPVLKERWLKWQGEGFDSSFEETLQRIAEGGAAMSRDLKVADHKSGGWWNWHPNKTALEYFWHTGKLAIAGRQNFQKIYDLAERVIPGHHYEPEVSEEAFLDWACRSALERLGFATRGEIAAFWGLISPEEAGVWIETHREELTEVAIGPADGEKPRLSYAFEGFPDNLGDHSDPPARLRVLSPFDPLIRDRNRTERLFGFYYRIEIFVPEPKREYGYYVFPLLEGDRIVGRIDMKADRKAGTLDVKRIWWEKGVRASSGRLERLEAELARVARFAGVERVNYLAGWQGD, encoded by the coding sequence ATGGCGATTCTGGTTTCGAACCGCGACGCGCGGCTGATCTTTCTCAACAAGCAGGGCCTTGCCGCCGCGCCCAATCGTGCGCTCGGCAAGGAGGGGTTGCTGCAGCTCATCCATGATATCGGCTTCGTTCAGATCGACAGCATCTCGACCGTGGAGCGCGCCCATCACCAGATCCTGTTTTCCCGCAACCAGACCTATCGGCGTGATCACCTGACGGAGCTTCTGGAAAAGGACGGCGAGCTGTTCGAGCACTGGACGCATGATGCCTCGATCCTGCCCGCCGTGTTCTTCCGCTACTGGAAACATCGCTTTGCCCGGCGCGAGCCGGTTCTGAAGGAACGCTGGCTGAAATGGCAGGGCGAGGGGTTCGACAGCAGTTTCGAGGAAACGCTTCAACGTATCGCCGAGGGCGGAGCGGCAATGTCGCGTGATCTGAAGGTGGCCGATCACAAGTCCGGTGGGTGGTGGAACTGGCATCCGAACAAGACAGCGCTCGAATATTTCTGGCACACGGGAAAGCTTGCGATCGCCGGTCGCCAGAATTTCCAGAAGATCTACGATCTCGCCGAGCGCGTCATTCCCGGCCATCATTATGAGCCGGAAGTGAGCGAGGAGGCCTTCCTCGATTGGGCCTGCCGCAGCGCTCTAGAACGGCTTGGATTTGCCACGCGCGGCGAAATCGCCGCCTTCTGGGGCCTGATCTCGCCGGAGGAAGCCGGTGTCTGGATCGAGACCCACCGCGAAGAGCTCACCGAAGTGGCGATAGGGCCGGCGGATGGCGAAAAGCCGCGGCTGTCCTATGCCTTTGAGGGCTTCCCCGATAATCTCGGTGACCATTCCGACCCGCCCGCTCGCCTCCGCGTTCTCAGCCCCTTTGATCCGCTGATCCGCGACCGCAACCGCACGGAGCGCCTGTTCGGCTTCTATTACCGCATCGAGATTTTCGTGCCTGAGCCCAAGCGGGAATACGGCTACTATGTCTTCCCGCTGCTCGAAGGCGACCGTATCGTTGGCCGCATCGACATGAAGGCCGACCGCAAGGCCGGCACGCTCGACGTCAAGCGCATCTGGTGGGAGAAGGGCGTGCGCGCCTCATCCGGACGCTTGGAGCGGCTGGAAGCCGAACTTGCCCGTGTCGCCCGCTTCGCCGGGGTCGAGCGGGTGAACTATCTTGCGGGTTGGCAGGGAGATTAG
- a CDS encoding nucleotidyltransferase family protein — MTRDEIIAKLLAHRTDLEAAGAEHISLFGSIARDTASLHSDIDVLVKLSAPVASSGFGYFGALSDVKSMIEALTGRQVDIVSEPIRKEELRHNIKRDQVVAF; from the coding sequence ATGACACGGGATGAGATCATTGCCAAGCTGCTTGCGCACCGAACGGATTTGGAAGCCGCCGGTGCCGAGCATATTTCGCTTTTTGGTTCCATAGCCCGCGACACTGCGTCGCTTCATTCCGACATTGATGTTCTAGTCAAGCTTTCCGCTCCGGTGGCAAGTTCTGGGTTCGGATATTTCGGCGCCCTCAGCGACGTGAAGAGCATGATCGAGGCCCTGACAGGCCGCCAGGTCGACATTGTTTCCGAACCGATCCGGAAGGAAGAACTCCGGCACAACATCAAGCGGGATCAGGTCGTTGCCTTCTAA
- a CDS encoding zinc-dependent alcohol dehydrogenase family protein — MPENRGALISRYGEPRVVVELATLSRPAPQPGEIEIAIERAAINPSDLIPITGAYRNRTILPFIPGFEGFGRVTRVGKDVSGLAVGDRVLPLGASGLWQTYLLRPADWCFPVPDDIADNDAAMAYINPMTTLQLIETLKGHFAANGGLAGLRIAVTAAGSAIGRMLLRQLARENALPMAIVRNRQTWDGDPEPSAAASVLLASDVGDSEPLHAVIDCVGGYAGGDLLCDKLLAGGLFLQYGALSGIPVPQEAISARPDVRFSFLWLRNYVHSAGRDRLAASVEICFAGVRDGIFSSRIAATYPLSRLADALAHQEKPARNGKILIDPRC; from the coding sequence ATGCCGGAAAACCGTGGCGCGCTGATTTCCCGCTATGGGGAACCGCGCGTTGTTGTCGAACTTGCCACCCTTTCCCGCCCGGCCCCGCAGCCGGGCGAGATCGAAATCGCAATTGAACGCGCAGCCATCAATCCTTCCGACCTGATCCCCATTACCGGTGCTTACCGCAACCGCACGATCCTGCCCTTCATCCCCGGCTTCGAAGGGTTCGGGCGGGTGACGCGGGTCGGCAAGGATGTGAGCGGCCTCGCGGTGGGAGACCGCGTGCTGCCGCTCGGCGCCAGCGGTCTCTGGCAGACCTACCTGCTGCGCCCCGCCGATTGGTGTTTTCCCGTCCCGGACGACATCGCGGACAACGATGCCGCCATGGCCTATATCAACCCGATGACGACGCTGCAGCTTATCGAAACCCTGAAGGGCCATTTTGCGGCAAATGGGGGATTGGCCGGATTGCGGATAGCGGTCACCGCTGCCGGGTCTGCGATCGGGCGCATGCTGTTGCGCCAGCTTGCCAGGGAAAATGCTCTCCCCATGGCGATCGTCAGAAACAGGCAGACCTGGGATGGGGACCCCGAACCTTCGGCCGCCGCATCTGTGTTGCTCGCCAGTGACGTGGGAGATAGCGAGCCTCTCCACGCGGTGATCGATTGCGTTGGCGGTTATGCCGGTGGTGACTTGCTTTGCGACAAGCTCCTCGCGGGCGGGCTTTTTCTGCAGTACGGCGCACTCAGCGGTATTCCGGTTCCGCAGGAAGCGATTTCGGCACGGCCGGATGTTCGCTTCAGTTTCCTGTGGCTGCGCAACTACGTGCATTCGGCCGGGCGCGACCGGTTGGCGGCTTCCGTCGAAATCTGTTTCGCGGGCGTGCGCGACGGCATCTTTTCCAGCCGGATCGCCGCCACCTACCCGCTCTCGCGCCTTGCGGATGCGCTGGCTCACCAGGAGAAGCCGGCACGGAACGGCAAGATCCTCATCGACCCGCGTTGTTGA
- a CDS encoding energy-coupling factor transporter transmembrane component T family protein, giving the protein MLKSLYVEGRTPLHAMSVRTKLVMLMAASIVLFFVTSPLALLPVFILCAATYFTLGLPLREAFGRVGWVLFAILILALATLYFDGARQAAAMALRIGAVVFLASAITATTAISAFMDEITILLQPFERAGILRAADVGLALALVIRFVPEILDRYANIREAHRARGLPMRPLTLFAPLIIQTLKDADTIAMAIDARGFRRQ; this is encoded by the coding sequence ATGCTGAAGAGCCTCTATGTCGAGGGTCGGACGCCCCTGCACGCCATGTCAGTGCGCACCAAACTGGTGATGCTGATGGCGGCCAGCATCGTGCTCTTCTTCGTCACCTCGCCGCTTGCGCTGCTGCCAGTCTTCATTCTCTGCGCTGCCACCTATTTCACGCTGGGACTGCCGCTGCGCGAAGCTTTCGGTCGTGTCGGCTGGGTGCTGTTCGCCATCCTGATCCTGGCGCTTGCCACCCTCTATTTCGACGGCGCGCGGCAGGCGGCGGCGATGGCGCTTCGCATCGGCGCGGTCGTCTTCCTTGCCAGCGCCATCACCGCGACAACGGCGATCAGCGCCTTCATGGACGAGATCACCATCCTCTTGCAGCCGTTCGAAAGAGCCGGCATCCTCAGAGCCGCCGATGTCGGACTGGCGCTGGCGCTGGTGATCCGCTTCGTGCCGGAAATCCTCGATCGCTATGCCAATATCCGCGAGGCACACCGTGCTCGCGGGCTTCCCATGCGGCCGCTCACCCTGTTTGCGCCGCTCATCATCCAGACGCTCAAAGACGCCGATACGATCGCCATGGCCATTGACGCGCGCGGGTTCAGGCGTCAGTAG
- the ribB gene encoding 3,4-dihydroxy-2-butanone-4-phosphate synthase: MAYDQKRVVDAIRAFEAGEIVVVTDDDGRENEGDLIVAAVHCTPEKMGFIVRYTSGIVCTPMPREEAKRLNLNAMVAENDSAHTTAFTVSVDFKHGTTTGISADDRTLTVRNLANPNVGAADFTRPGHIFPLVAREGGVLMRSGHTEAAVDLCKLASLPPIGVICELVNDDGTVMRGPQVASFAETHGLKQVSVADLIAYRQRKDKLIELESSFDIDTPYGKAKGHAYSLPWDPMQHLAVVFGDIRDGVDIPVRLHLENVGADVFGKDCQLDRIMKRISEQGRGVIVYLREGSVGVGVSKTARTAKHEREGHDEAQARESEWLEIGLGAQILKDLGITSIRLLSTRERHYVGLEGFGIQITETDII; the protein is encoded by the coding sequence ATGGCCTATGACCAGAAGCGCGTCGTCGACGCCATCCGTGCCTTCGAAGCCGGCGAGATCGTTGTCGTCACCGATGATGACGGCCGCGAGAATGAAGGCGACCTGATCGTTGCCGCCGTTCACTGCACGCCGGAAAAGATGGGCTTCATCGTGCGTTACACCTCCGGCATCGTCTGCACGCCGATGCCGCGCGAGGAAGCCAAGCGGCTGAACCTCAACGCCATGGTCGCCGAAAACGATTCGGCCCACACGACGGCCTTTACTGTTTCCGTCGATTTCAAGCACGGCACCACCACCGGCATCTCGGCCGACGACCGCACCCTGACGGTGCGCAACCTCGCCAATCCGAATGTCGGCGCGGCCGACTTCACCCGTCCCGGCCATATTTTCCCGCTCGTTGCCCGCGAAGGCGGCGTCCTGATGCGCTCCGGCCATACCGAAGCCGCCGTCGATCTCTGCAAGCTCGCCAGCCTGCCGCCGATCGGCGTGATCTGCGAACTCGTCAACGACGACGGCACCGTGATGCGCGGCCCGCAGGTGGCAAGCTTTGCCGAGACCCACGGTCTCAAGCAGGTTTCCGTTGCCGACCTCATTGCCTATCGCCAGCGCAAGGACAAGCTGATCGAGCTGGAAAGCAGCTTCGATATCGACACGCCCTACGGCAAGGCGAAGGGCCACGCCTATTCGCTGCCCTGGGACCCGATGCAGCATCTGGCCGTCGTCTTCGGGGATATCCGCGATGGTGTCGATATTCCGGTGCGCCTGCATCTGGAAAACGTCGGCGCTGATGTGTTCGGCAAGGACTGCCAGCTCGACAGGATCATGAAGCGCATCTCCGAGCAGGGCCGCGGTGTCATCGTCTACCTGCGCGAGGGTTCTGTCGGGGTGGGCGTTTCCAAGACCGCGCGCACGGCAAAACACGAACGCGAAGGCCATGACGAGGCACAGGCCCGCGAAAGCGAATGGCTGGAAATCGGACTGGGCGCGCAGATCCTGAAAGATCTCGGCATTACCTCGATCCGCCTGCTCTCGACGCGCGAGCGCCACTATGTCGGCCTCGAAGGCTTCGGCATCCAGATCACCGAGACTGACATCATCTGA
- a CDS encoding sensor domain-containing diguanylate cyclase — protein MVVTKAFGRSSAEVVQRESERLAALSQLDLLDTPRDEGFERVVRLIKSIFSIDIGLVSLIDAHRQWYAACSGLAATQVPREDSFCRYVIDNEEPIVVPDTTKDIRFAQHPAVTGETHIRFYAGVPLKTKAGHTIGTVCAIDRRARSFSSRDLTILQELSGAAMDRIELMQSAATDSLTEALTRRAFKQEADQLISLARRHQHDLSCIVLDIDHFKRVNDTHGHAAGDDALKAVACACRTVLRAGDLFGRLGGEEFAVLLPHIDRNGAEAVAEKLRLVIASQAVSGAYGTLNVTASLGSTSLSIIGKDVDTLLAQADAAMYRAKNEGRNRCVSWSSMSAEDGMNARRRVLKAGSILFNDRRSTIDCTVRSLGSDGASLSVSASTGIPAEFVLLIKGEGFETRCRMITNDRQNLEVAFC, from the coding sequence ATGGTTGTCACCAAGGCATTCGGAAGATCGTCGGCAGAGGTTGTGCAGCGTGAGAGCGAACGACTGGCTGCGTTGTCGCAGCTTGATCTTCTCGATACGCCGCGAGACGAAGGGTTCGAACGCGTGGTGCGTCTGATCAAGTCGATCTTCTCGATCGATATCGGCCTCGTTTCGCTCATTGACGCCCATCGGCAATGGTATGCCGCCTGCTCCGGCCTTGCCGCAACGCAAGTACCGCGTGAGGATTCATTTTGCCGTTATGTCATCGACAACGAAGAACCCATCGTGGTGCCTGATACCACCAAGGATATTCGCTTCGCGCAACATCCGGCGGTGACGGGGGAAACCCACATCCGTTTTTATGCCGGCGTGCCCCTTAAAACCAAAGCCGGGCATACGATCGGAACCGTCTGCGCCATCGACCGGCGCGCGCGGTCCTTCAGTTCACGCGATCTCACCATTCTGCAGGAACTTTCCGGTGCCGCCATGGACCGGATCGAGCTGATGCAATCGGCGGCGACGGACAGCCTGACCGAAGCGTTGACGCGCCGCGCCTTCAAGCAGGAAGCAGATCAGCTGATCTCGCTTGCCCGTCGTCACCAGCACGATCTCTCCTGCATCGTCCTCGACATCGACCATTTCAAGCGGGTGAACGACACGCATGGCCATGCGGCCGGTGATGACGCCCTGAAGGCTGTCGCCTGCGCCTGCAGAACCGTGCTGCGGGCCGGCGATCTTTTCGGCCGTCTGGGGGGCGAGGAATTTGCCGTCTTGCTTCCACATATCGATCGCAATGGGGCGGAAGCCGTGGCCGAAAAGCTGAGGTTGGTGATCGCATCCCAGGCCGTCAGCGGCGCCTATGGCACCCTGAATGTCACGGCAAGCCTCGGCAGCACATCACTGTCCATTATCGGCAAGGACGTCGATACACTGCTTGCCCAGGCCGACGCCGCCATGTACCGGGCCAAGAACGAAGGGCGCAATCGCTGCGTTTCCTGGAGTTCGATGTCTGCCGAAGATGGCATGAACGCCCGGCGGCGGGTGCTGAAGGCAGGATCTATCCTCTTCAATGACCGGCGCTCCACGATCGATTGCACCGTGCGCTCGCTGGGCTCTGATGGTGCAAGCCTTTCGGTTTCCGCAAGCACCGGAATCCCGGCAGAATTCGTCCTGCTGATCAAGGGCGAAGGCTTTGAAACGAGATGCCGGATGATCACAAACGACCGGCAGAACCTGGAAGTCGCATTCTGCTGA
- a CDS encoding HepT-like ribonuclease domain-containing protein, with translation MPSKRPKTRLQDIAENAGRILGYTAGMDFSAFEKSALVRDATERCLLRISEAATKLGPDAETLLPDHPWQQIRSIGNILRHMYEDIDAAIIWTIVSEQLPMLLADIEDTVAKLPDDDFAL, from the coding sequence TTGCCTTCTAAGCGACCGAAAACCCGCCTGCAGGACATCGCCGAAAATGCGGGGCGTATTCTCGGCTATACCGCCGGCATGGATTTCAGCGCCTTTGAAAAAAGCGCGCTCGTGCGCGACGCGACAGAGCGCTGCCTGTTGCGTATTTCTGAAGCTGCGACAAAACTCGGACCCGACGCTGAAACCTTGCTGCCCGATCATCCATGGCAACAGATACGCAGTATCGGCAATATTCTCCGCCATATGTATGAGGATATTGATGCCGCGATAATCTGGACGATCGTTTCCGAGCAGTTGCCCATGCTGCTCGCGGATATCGAAGATACCGTTGCAAAGCTTCCCGACGACGATTTCGCGCTATAG